Proteins from one Bacteroides zhangwenhongii genomic window:
- the metK gene encoding methionine adenosyltransferase encodes MGYLFTSESVSEGHPDKVADQISDAVLDKLLAYDPSSKVACETLVTTGQVVLAGEVKTKAYVDLQLIAREVIKKIGYTKGEYMFESNSCGVLSAIHEQSPDINRGVERQDPMEQGAGDQGMMFGYATNETENYMPLSLDLAHRILQVLADIRREGKVMTYLRPDAKSQVTIEYDDNGTPVRIDTIVVSTQHDDFIQPEDDSQAAQLKADEEMLSIIRRDVIEILMPRVIASIHHDKVLALFNDKIIYHVNPTGKFVIGGPHGDTGLTGRKIIVDTYGGKGAHGGGAFSGKDPSKVDRSAAYAARHIAKNMVAAGVADEMLVQVSYAIGVARPINIFVDTYGRSHVNMTDGEIARVIDQLFDLRPKAIEERLKLRNPIYQETAAYGHMGREPQVVTKKFFSRYEGDKTVDVELFTWEKLDYVDKIKAAFGL; translated from the coding sequence ATGGGATACTTATTTACATCCGAATCGGTGTCAGAAGGACACCCCGACAAGGTAGCCGATCAGATATCGGATGCCGTGCTTGACAAACTGTTGGCTTACGACCCCAGTTCGAAAGTAGCTTGCGAAACACTAGTGACTACCGGACAAGTGGTGCTAGCGGGTGAAGTGAAAACAAAAGCGTACGTTGATCTCCAGCTCATCGCACGTGAGGTAATTAAGAAAATCGGCTATACCAAAGGAGAGTACATGTTCGAAAGTAACTCTTGCGGTGTGCTTTCCGCCATTCATGAGCAGAGCCCCGATATCAACCGTGGTGTGGAACGTCAGGATCCGATGGAACAGGGTGCGGGCGACCAGGGTATGATGTTCGGTTATGCTACCAATGAAACGGAAAACTATATGCCGCTTTCTCTTGATCTGGCACACCGCATTCTGCAAGTGCTGGCTGATATCCGTCGTGAAGGAAAGGTGATGACTTACCTTCGTCCCGATGCAAAAAGCCAGGTGACTATCGAATATGACGACAACGGAACTCCTGTTCGTATTGATACAATTGTTGTTTCTACGCAGCACGATGACTTTATCCAGCCGGAAGATGATTCGCAGGCTGCCCAGCTGAAGGCTGACGAAGAGATGTTGTCTATCATCCGTCGTGATGTGATCGAGATTCTGATGCCTCGTGTGATTGCTTCCATTCATCATGATAAGGTGTTGGCGCTGTTCAATGATAAAATTATCTATCATGTCAATCCTACCGGAAAGTTTGTAATCGGTGGTCCTCACGGAGATACCGGTTTGACAGGACGTAAGATTATCGTTGATACGTATGGCGGTAAAGGTGCTCACGGTGGTGGCGCTTTCTCAGGAAAAGACCCTAGCAAGGTGGACCGCAGCGCAGCTTATGCGGCGCGTCATATCGCTAAGAATATGGTTGCGGCAGGGGTAGCGGATGAAATGCTCGTACAGGTGAGTTATGCTATCGGCGTGGCTCGTCCGATCAATATTTTTGTAGATACTTACGGCCGTTCTCACGTGAACATGACCGACGGTGAGATTGCCCGTGTGATCGACCAACTGTTCGACCTTCGCCCGAAGGCTATCGAGGAGCGCCTGAAACTTCGTAATCCTATTTATCAGGAAACGGCTGCATACGGTCACATGGGGCGCGAACCGCAGGTGGTAACGAAGAAGTTCTTCTCCCGCTATGAAGGAGACAAGACGGTAGACGTTGAACTCTTTACATGGGAGAAACTCGACTATGTAGATAAAATTAAAGCCGCTTTCGGTCTGTAA
- a CDS encoding LOG family protein, whose product MNQIHSVCVYSASSTKINPVYFKAAEELGGLLAEHHIRLINGAGSIGLMRAVADAVLKNGGEVTGVIPRFMVEQNWQHTGLTELIEVESMHERKQKMANLSDGIIALPGGCGTLEELLEIITWKQLGLYLNPIIILNVNGFFDPLLEMLGKAIDENFMRQQHGDIWKVAQTPEEALRLLYETPVWDISIRKFAAI is encoded by the coding sequence ATGAACCAGATACATTCCGTATGCGTATATAGCGCTTCCAGCACCAAGATAAATCCTGTGTATTTTAAAGCAGCCGAAGAATTGGGCGGTTTGCTTGCTGAACATCATATCCGATTGATTAACGGGGCAGGTAGTATCGGCTTGATGCGTGCCGTTGCGGATGCGGTATTGAAGAATGGTGGGGAAGTGACGGGAGTGATTCCTCGTTTTATGGTAGAGCAGAACTGGCAGCACACGGGATTGACGGAGCTGATTGAAGTGGAGTCCATGCATGAACGGAAACAGAAGATGGCAAATCTGAGTGACGGCATTATTGCGCTGCCCGGTGGTTGCGGTACGCTGGAAGAACTGCTGGAGATTATTACCTGGAAGCAATTGGGACTGTATCTCAATCCTATTATTATTCTCAATGTAAACGGTTTCTTTGATCCATTGCTGGAAATGCTTGGGAAGGCGATTGACGAGAATTTTATGCGTCAACAGCATGGAGATATATGGAAAGTGGCACAGACACCCGAAGAAGCGTTGAGATTGCTCTATGAGACTCCTGTATGGGATATTTCCATTCGTAAATTTGCGGCTATATGA
- a CDS encoding DUF4271 domain-containing protein has product MIVELFTSGIEGIPISYSPRTDDAIALTLLACFFLSSIALAKGKKFLSQQVKDFVLHRERTSIFDSSTAADVRYLLVLVLQTCVLAGITFFNYFHDMCPALMEHVSSLLLLGIYVGFCLVYFLLKWLLYMFLGWTFFDKNRTNMWLESYSALIYYVGFALFPFVLFLVYFDLSFINLIIIGSIILIFTKILMFYKWIKLFFHQFGDLFLLILYFCALEIVPCLLLYQGMVQINDVLLIKF; this is encoded by the coding sequence ATGATTGTGGAACTATTTACTTCGGGCATTGAAGGCATTCCTATCTCCTATTCTCCCCGTACGGATGATGCTATTGCTCTGACTCTGTTGGCTTGCTTTTTCCTTTCGTCCATTGCTCTGGCTAAAGGAAAGAAATTTCTTTCTCAGCAAGTGAAAGATTTTGTGTTGCATCGCGAACGGACAAGTATTTTCGATAGCTCTACGGCGGCTGATGTACGTTATCTGCTTGTGCTTGTGTTGCAAACCTGTGTGTTGGCAGGCATCACTTTCTTCAATTATTTTCATGATATGTGCCCTGCCTTGATGGAGCATGTATCCTCTCTCCTATTGTTGGGAATCTATGTCGGCTTTTGCCTTGTTTATTTCTTACTGAAATGGTTGCTCTATATGTTTCTGGGGTGGACTTTCTTTGATAAAAACAGGACAAATATGTGGCTGGAATCTTATTCTGCACTCATATATTATGTAGGATTTGCCCTTTTCCCATTCGTACTTTTTCTCGTTTATTTTGACTTGAGTTTTATCAATTTGATTATAATCGGTTCAATTATTCTAATTTTCACTAAAATATTGATGTTTTATAAGTGGATAAAGCTTTTTTTTCATCAATTTGGCGACCTTTTCCTATTAATTTTGTACTTTTGCGCTCTTGAAATAGTACCTTGTCTGCTACTCTATCAAGGTATGGTTCAAATTAATGATGTATTGCTAATAAAATTTTAG
- a CDS encoding uroporphyrinogen-III synthase — translation MKIKKVLVSQPKPASEKSPYYDIAEKYGVKIDFRPFIKVESLSAKEFRQQKISILDHTAVIFTSRHAIDHFFNLCTELRVTIPETMKYFCVTEAVALYIQKYVQYRKRKIFFGATGKIEDLIPSIVKHKTEKYFVPMSDVHNDDVKNLLDKNGIQHTEAVMYRTVSNDFTPDEEFDYDMLVFFSPAGVTSLKKNFPDFNQKEIKIGTFGSTTAQAVRDAGLRLDLEAPTVQAPSMTAALDMFIKENNK, via the coding sequence TTGAAAATTAAAAAAGTACTAGTTTCGCAGCCTAAGCCTGCGTCAGAGAAATCTCCCTATTACGACATAGCAGAGAAGTATGGCGTAAAAATAGATTTCCGGCCGTTTATCAAGGTTGAAAGTCTTTCGGCGAAAGAATTTCGGCAACAGAAAATTTCGATTCTCGACCACACTGCCGTTATATTCACTTCTCGTCATGCTATTGACCATTTCTTTAATTTATGTACCGAGTTACGTGTGACGATTCCCGAAACGATGAAGTATTTCTGTGTGACGGAAGCCGTTGCGTTGTACATCCAGAAATATGTGCAATATCGCAAACGTAAAATATTCTTCGGAGCTACGGGAAAGATTGAAGACTTGATTCCTTCGATTGTGAAGCATAAAACGGAGAAATATTTCGTCCCTATGTCGGACGTGCATAATGACGATGTGAAGAATTTGCTCGACAAGAATGGTATACAGCATACGGAAGCTGTGATGTATCGTACGGTCAGCAATGATTTTACACCGGATGAAGAGTTTGATTATGATATGTTAGTGTTCTTCAGTCCTGCGGGAGTGACTTCGTTGAAGAAGAACTTCCCTGATTTTAATCAGAAAGAGATTAAGATCGGAACTTTCGGTTCCACTACCGCACAGGCTGTACGTGACGCCGGTCTTCGTTTGGATCTTGAAGCTCCTACGGTGCAGGCTCCGTCAATGACTGCCGCACTTGATATGTTTATCAAAGAAAACAATAAATAA
- the rnpA gene encoding ribonuclease P protein component — MGIYTLCKAERLNSKILIGKMFEGGVSKSFSIFPIRVVYMPVEQGEASASILISVSKRRFKRAVKRNRVKRQIREAYRKNKSILLECLQGREQHLAIAFIYLSDELTATAELEEKMKIALSRISEKLSS; from the coding sequence GTGGGTATATATACTTTGTGTAAGGCCGAAAGGCTGAATAGTAAGATTTTGATCGGAAAGATGTTTGAAGGCGGTGTTTCAAAGTCGTTTTCCATCTTTCCGATACGCGTTGTATATATGCCTGTCGAACAAGGCGAGGCTTCGGCTTCCATACTGATCAGCGTGTCGAAACGACGTTTCAAGCGGGCGGTAAAGCGCAATCGGGTGAAACGTCAGATACGCGAGGCTTACCGGAAGAATAAATCCATCCTGTTGGAATGTCTGCAAGGCCGGGAACAGCATTTGGCAATCGCCTTTATCTATCTGTCGGACGAGCTTACAGCGACTGCCGAATTGGAAGAGAAGATGAAAATAGCGCTTTCGCGCATCTCTGAAAAACTATCCTCATGA
- the yidD gene encoding membrane protein insertion efficiency factor YidD, whose product MLQRVFSFLLLIPIYFYRACISPLTPPSCRFTPTCSAYAVEAIKKHGPVKGLYLTVRRILRCHPWGGSGYDPVP is encoded by the coding sequence ATGCTGCAGAGAGTGTTTTCATTCTTGCTGCTTATCCCTATCTATTTTTATCGGGCTTGTATTTCACCGTTAACTCCTCCTTCTTGCCGGTTTACACCGACTTGTTCGGCCTATGCGGTCGAGGCGATTAAGAAACATGGACCTGTAAAAGGGCTGTATCTGACTGTGCGGCGTATTCTGAGATGTCACCCGTGGGGTGGCTCCGGTTATGACCCCGTGCCTTAA
- a CDS encoding TatD family hydrolase, which translates to MRENNINVANAILDIHTHKGEIQSGGKAIINYRQSAGTPLQDGYYYSVGIHPWELKPGNLKRHSDFVIDHLPDEHIVAIGECGLDKLKGASINEQMVALQFEIFMSLEYDLPLILHNVRMADKILAVKKEFQPKQAWIWHGFRGKPEQAKQMLDKGLYLSFGEFYSDEAMRVVPDDRLFLETDDSELDIEDILYRAAQVRGVEVETLRETIRRNIQNIFFRA; encoded by the coding sequence ATGAGAGAGAACAATATAAACGTTGCCAATGCCATTTTGGATATTCATACCCATAAGGGAGAGATCCAGTCCGGTGGTAAAGCTATTATCAATTATCGGCAGTCAGCGGGGACACCTCTTCAGGACGGGTATTACTATTCTGTCGGCATTCATCCCTGGGAACTGAAGCCGGGTAACTTGAAACGGCACTCGGATTTTGTTATTGATCACTTGCCTGATGAGCATATTGTTGCCATAGGGGAATGTGGCCTGGACAAATTGAAAGGGGCTTCCATAAATGAGCAAATGGTAGCATTGCAATTTGAGATATTTATGTCGCTGGAATATGATTTGCCGCTGATTCTTCACAATGTGAGAATGGCGGATAAGATACTGGCTGTGAAAAAAGAATTTCAACCCAAGCAGGCTTGGATATGGCATGGTTTCAGGGGAAAGCCCGAACAGGCGAAACAAATGCTGGACAAAGGATTGTATCTGTCTTTCGGAGAATTTTATTCGGATGAAGCGATGAGAGTGGTACCCGATGACCGTCTGTTTCTGGAGACGGACGATAGTGAGCTTGATATTGAGGATATTCTGTATCGGGCGGCTCAAGTGCGTGGGGTAGAAGTGGAAACGCTGCGCGAAACAATCCGACGGAACATTCAAAATATCTTTTTTAGGGCATAA
- the tyrS gene encoding tyrosine--tRNA ligase: MNFVEELRWRGMLQDIMPGTEELLSKEQVTAYLGIDPTADSLHIGHLCGVMILRHFQRCGHKPLALIGGATGMIGDPSGKSAERNLLDEETLRHNQACIKKQLAKFLDFESEVPNRAELVNNYDWMKDFSFLDFVREVGKHITVNYMMAKDSVKRRLNGEARDGLSFTEFTYQLLQGYDFLHLYETKGCKLQMGGSDQWGNITTGAELIRRTNGGEVFALTCPLITKADGGKFGKTESGNIWLDPRYTSPYKFYQFWLNVSDSDAERYIKIFTSIEKEEIEALIAEHQAAPHLRILQKRLAKEVTVMVHSEEDYNAAVDASNILFGNATSEALRKLDEDTLLAVFEGVPQFEISRDALAEGVKAVDLFVDNAAVFASKGEMRKLVQGGGVSLNKEKLAAFDQVITTADLLDEKYLLVQRGKKNYYLLIAK; this comes from the coding sequence ATGAATTTTGTAGAAGAATTGAGATGGCGTGGCATGTTGCAGGACATCATGCCGGGAACGGAAGAGTTGTTAAGCAAAGAGCAGGTGACTGCCTATTTGGGTATCGACCCGACTGCCGATTCGCTACACATTGGTCACCTTTGTGGAGTGATGATTCTTCGTCATTTCCAACGCTGCGGTCATAAACCGTTGGCATTGATCGGTGGCGCTACAGGTATGATTGGTGACCCTTCGGGAAAATCAGCGGAACGTAACCTGCTGGATGAAGAGACATTGCGTCACAATCAGGCATGTATTAAGAAACAGCTTGCCAAGTTCCTCGACTTCGAGTCGGAGGTGCCTAACCGTGCCGAACTGGTGAACAACTATGACTGGATGAAAGATTTCAGCTTCCTTGATTTTGTTCGCGAGGTAGGTAAGCATATCACAGTGAACTATATGATGGCAAAAGACTCTGTAAAGCGTCGTCTGAACGGTGAGGCACGTGACGGACTGTCATTTACCGAGTTTACTTATCAGCTACTTCAAGGATATGATTTCCTCCACTTATATGAGACAAAGGGATGTAAGCTGCAAATGGGCGGTTCCGACCAATGGGGTAATATCACTACCGGTGCCGAATTGATTCGTCGTACGAATGGAGGAGAGGTTTTTGCGCTGACTTGTCCGTTGATTACAAAAGCTGACGGTGGTAAGTTCGGTAAGACGGAATCCGGGAATATCTGGTTGGATCCCCGTTATACGTCTCCTTACAAGTTCTACCAATTTTGGCTGAATGTAAGCGACTCTGACGCAGAACGTTATATCAAGATTTTCACTTCCATCGAGAAGGAAGAAATAGAAGCTCTGATTGCAGAACATCAGGCAGCTCCGCACTTGCGTATCCTTCAGAAACGTCTAGCTAAGGAAGTTACCGTAATGGTTCATTCCGAAGAAGATTATAACGCGGCAGTGGATGCATCAAACATTTTGTTTGGTAATGCAACTTCGGAAGCGTTGCGTAAATTGGATGAGGATACGCTGCTTGCTGTATTCGAAGGAGTGCCTCAATTTGAGATTTCCCGTGATGCATTGGCGGAAGGTGTGAAAGCTGTTGACTTATTCGTTGATAATGCGGCTGTATTTGCTTCGAAAGGTGAAATGCGTAAGTTGGTTCAAGGCGGAGGCGTTTCGTTGAATAAAGAAAAGCTGGCGGCTTTTGACCAGGTAATTACGACAGCCGACCTGCTTGATGAGAAATATCTGCTTGTTCAGCGCGGTAAAAAGAACTATTATTTGCTGATTGCAAAGTAA
- the kduI gene encoding 5-dehydro-4-deoxy-D-glucuronate isomerase: MKTNYEIRYAAHPEDAKSYDTARIRRDFLIEKIFVPNEVNMVYSMYDRMVVGGALPVGEVLKLEAIDPLKAPFFLTRREMGIFNVGGPGIVKAGDAVFELDYKEALYLGSGDREVTFESKDAAHPAKFYFNSLTAHRNYPDRKVTKADAVVAEMGSLEGSNHRNINKMLVNQVLPTCQLQMGMTELAPGSVWNTMPAHVHSRRMEAYFYFEIPEDHAICHFMGEVDETRHVWMKGDQAVLSPEWSIHSAAATHNYTFIWGMGGENLDYGDQDFSLITDLK, from the coding sequence ATGAAAACGAACTATGAAATTCGCTATGCTGCGCATCCCGAAGATGCAAAAAGTTATGATACCGCAAGAATCCGTAGAGATTTTTTAATCGAAAAGATATTTGTCCCCAATGAAGTAAATATGGTGTATTCCATGTACGACCGTATGGTGGTAGGTGGCGCGCTTCCTGTTGGTGAGGTGCTGAAGCTTGAAGCGATTGATCCATTGAAAGCTCCGTTCTTCCTGACCCGCCGTGAAATGGGTATCTTCAATGTGGGAGGTCCCGGTATTGTAAAAGCAGGCGATGCGGTATTTGAACTTGATTATAAAGAAGCCCTTTATCTGGGTTCGGGTGATCGTGAGGTGACCTTTGAAAGTAAGGACGCTGCCCATCCGGCTAAGTTCTACTTCAACTCGCTGACTGCACACCGCAACTATCCTGACCGCAAAGTGACGAAAGCCGATGCAGTCGTTGCCGAGATGGGTTCTCTGGAAGGGTCCAATCATCGTAACATCAATAAAATGCTGGTGAATCAGGTGCTTCCTACCTGCCAATTGCAGATGGGTATGACGGAACTTGCTCCGGGAAGTGTATGGAATACCATGCCTGCTCACGTACACAGTCGTCGTATGGAGGCTTATTTCTACTTTGAAATTCCCGAAGACCATGCTATCTGTCACTTTATGGGCGAAGTGGACGAAACGCGCCATGTATGGATGAAAGGCGATCAGGCGGTTCTTTCACCCGAATGGTCTATCCACTCGGCTGCCGCTACCCACAATTATACCTTTATCTGGGGCATGGGCGGCGAGAACCTCGACTACGGAGATCAGGATTTCTCATTGATAACAGACTTGAAATAA
- a CDS encoding gluconate 5-dehydrogenase, which yields MNQFLNFSLEGKVALVTGASYGIGFAIASAFAEQGATICFNDINQELVDKGMAAYAAKGIKAHGYVCDVTDEPAVQAMVATIAKEVGTVDILVNNAGIIRRVPMHEMEAADFRKVIDIDLNAPFIVSKAVLPAMMEKRAGKIINICSMMSELGRETVSAYAAAKGGLKMLTRNICSEYGEYNIQCNGIGPGYIATPQTAPLREPQADGSRHPFDSFICAKTPAGRWLNPEELTGPAVFLASEASNAVNGHILYVDGGILAYIGKQPK from the coding sequence ATGAATCAGTTTTTGAATTTTTCTTTGGAAGGTAAAGTAGCTCTCGTTACAGGTGCTTCTTACGGTATCGGATTTGCAATCGCTTCTGCATTCGCAGAACAAGGTGCTACTATTTGTTTCAACGACATCAATCAGGAGTTGGTGGACAAAGGTATGGCTGCATACGCTGCAAAAGGTATCAAAGCTCACGGTTATGTATGTGATGTAACAGACGAACCGGCTGTACAGGCTATGGTTGCCACTATCGCGAAAGAAGTAGGTACAGTTGATATCCTTGTTAATAATGCAGGTATCATCCGTCGTGTGCCTATGCACGAAATGGAAGCCGCTGATTTCCGTAAGGTGATTGACATCGACCTGAACGCCCCGTTCATCGTTTCTAAGGCTGTTTTGCCCGCAATGATGGAGAAACGTGCAGGTAAGATCATCAACATCTGCTCTATGATGTCTGAATTGGGACGTGAGACTGTATCTGCATACGCTGCCGCTAAGGGTGGTCTGAAAATGCTGACTCGCAATATCTGCTCTGAATATGGTGAATACAACATCCAATGTAACGGTATCGGCCCGGGTTACATCGCTACTCCGCAAACTGCTCCTCTGCGTGAGCCGCAAGCAGACGGAAGCCGTCACCCGTTCGATTCGTTCATCTGCGCTAAGACTCCGGCCGGTCGTTGGCTGAATCCGGAAGAACTGACAGGTCCTGCCGTATTCCTTGCTTCTGAAGCTTCTAACGCTGTCAACGGTCATATCCTTTACGTAGACGGTGGTATCCTTGCTTATATCGGAAAACAACCGAAATAA
- a CDS encoding DUF4861 domain-containing protein has translation MKKILILVAAVLMGVASCTNSKQAMTVTVTNPLALERTGEMVEVPMSDVVAKLKLADTAQIVVLDADGQQVPYQVTYDEKVIFPATVKANGTATYTIQPGAPEAFNVIACGKYYPERLDDLAWENDLVGFRAYGPALQARNERGFGYDLFTKYNTTEPILEALYAEELNPEKRAKIAELKKTDPKAAAELQRAISYHVDHGYGMDCYAVGPTLGCGTSALMEGDTIVYPYCYRTQEILDNGPLRFTVKLEFNPLVVRGDSGVVETRVISLDAGSYLNKAVISYTNLKETMPVATGLVLREPDGVTMADAANGYITYVDPTTDRSGGNGKIFVGAAFPAQVKDAKVVLFQEKEKKERGGADGHVLAVSEYEPGSEYTYYWGSAWDKAAIKTAEAWNEYMSQYAQKVRTPLTVAY, from the coding sequence ATGAAGAAGATATTAATTCTGGTTGCTGCAGTCTTGATGGGAGTTGCTTCCTGTACTAACAGCAAACAGGCAATGACGGTTACAGTGACCAATCCTTTGGCTTTAGAGCGTACAGGGGAGATGGTGGAAGTACCGATGAGTGATGTGGTTGCGAAGTTGAAACTGGCGGACACGGCACAGATTGTAGTGCTTGATGCGGACGGACAGCAGGTTCCCTATCAGGTGACATACGATGAAAAGGTTATTTTCCCGGCTACGGTGAAAGCTAATGGTACGGCTACTTATACCATTCAGCCGGGTGCTCCGGAAGCCTTTAATGTGATTGCTTGCGGTAAATATTACCCCGAGCGTCTTGATGACCTTGCTTGGGAGAATGACTTGGTAGGTTTTCGTGCGTATGGTCCTGCTTTGCAGGCAAGAAACGAGCGTGGATTCGGTTATGACCTTTTCACGAAGTATAATACTACCGAACCGATCTTGGAAGCTCTTTATGCCGAAGAGCTCAATCCGGAGAAGCGTGCGAAGATTGCCGAACTGAAGAAAACGGATCCCAAGGCGGCTGCCGAACTTCAACGTGCCATCTCTTATCACGTTGATCATGGTTACGGAATGGATTGCTATGCGGTAGGTCCTACGTTGGGCTGCGGTACATCGGCTTTGATGGAGGGTGATACGATTGTCTATCCTTACTGCTATCGTACACAGGAAATCCTTGATAATGGTCCGTTGCGTTTTACTGTGAAGCTGGAATTTAATCCCCTGGTGGTTCGTGGAGATTCCGGTGTGGTGGAAACGCGTGTAATTTCGCTGGATGCAGGCTCGTATTTGAACAAAGCGGTGATTTCGTACACCAATCTGAAAGAAACAATGCCTGTGGCTACAGGATTGGTTTTGCGCGAACCGGATGGAGTAACGATGGCGGATGCTGCGAATGGCTATATCACTTATGTCGATCCTACAACCGACCGTAGTGGTGGAAACGGCAAAATCTTTGTTGGTGCTGCGTTCCCTGCACAGGTGAAGGATGCTAAGGTAGTTCTTTTCCAAGAGAAGGAAAAGAAAGAACGTGGTGGGGCCGATGGTCACGTGCTGGCTGTCAGCGAATATGAACCGGGTTCGGAATATACTTATTACTGGGGATCTGCGTGGGATAAAGCTGCTATCAAGACGGCAGAAGCCTGGAATGAATATATGTCCCAATATGCACAGAAAGTACGCACACCGTTGACGGTGGCTTATTAA
- a CDS encoding lipocalin-like domain-containing protein has protein sequence MKTLWKLATCAAVVLLSFSMYSCGDDDEDSIGSVDELVGMWEVVEHSGYEIEDGEREEDNPSYYVGRRYELKSDMTFNSYSKGSSNPSETGKWELKNGSVHLIFYYPNDGGYDYEDPDIMKIVEISADKLVWEYHWKETGWELYEKETLKKIAQ, from the coding sequence ATGAAAACATTATGGAAACTGGCTACTTGCGCAGCCGTAGTATTATTATCATTCAGTATGTATTCCTGTGGCGATGATGACGAAGACTCCATCGGATCAGTAGACGAATTAGTAGGAATGTGGGAAGTCGTCGAACATAGCGGATATGAAATAGAAGATGGCGAACGCGAAGAGGACAATCCATCATACTATGTCGGCAGACGATATGAACTGAAATCTGATATGACCTTCAATAGTTACTCCAAAGGAAGCAGTAACCCTAGTGAAACCGGTAAATGGGAGTTAAAAAACGGCTCTGTCCATCTTATCTTCTATTATCCGAATGACGGTGGATACGATTATGAGGATCCGGATATTATGAAAATTGTAGAGATATCCGCTGACAAACTTGTATGGGAATATCATTGGAAAGAAACCGGATGGGAATTATACGAAAAAGAGACTCTGAAGAAAATCGCTCAATAA
- a CDS encoding outer membrane beta-barrel protein, whose amino-acid sequence MKKVLSIVAALLVCVGTQAQIVSSRSSIVRTEKQQSNKQWFLRGGLNVMKMTGDDDESGSKLGYNFIYGFQKPMGSIGTYWGMEFGLGSRGWGYSEDDYEISQIAHNVQISPFTFGYKYNITNNIALDAHLGAYVSCDYLGKITEKEDYNGKTEETTVKIGDWDDWKRFDAGMNIGVGIWYDRFNFDITYQRGFIKTWESNTSNVLIRLGVAF is encoded by the coding sequence ATGAAAAAAGTATTATCAATCGTAGCCGCACTTCTCGTATGTGTAGGCACACAGGCACAGATCGTATCATCCAGAAGTTCCATTGTAAGAACAGAAAAACAACAGTCCAACAAACAGTGGTTCTTACGCGGTGGCTTAAACGTTATGAAAATGACAGGAGACGATGATGAAAGCGGTAGCAAACTTGGTTACAACTTCATATATGGCTTTCAGAAACCGATGGGAAGCATAGGAACCTATTGGGGGATGGAATTCGGCCTTGGCTCTCGTGGTTGGGGATACTCTGAAGATGATTACGAAATCAGCCAAATAGCACACAACGTACAAATTTCTCCGTTTACATTCGGATATAAGTACAACATCACAAATAATATTGCACTGGACGCACATCTCGGAGCCTATGTAAGTTGTGACTATTTAGGAAAAATCACCGAAAAAGAAGACTACAATGGTAAAACAGAAGAAACTACCGTGAAAATTGGAGATTGGGATGACTGGAAACGTTTTGACGCAGGCATGAATATCGGCGTAGGCATATGGTACGACCGTTTCAATTTCGACATTACCTATCAACGCGGATTTATCAAAACTTGGGAATCAAATACAAGCAATGTACTGATTCGTTTAGGTGTAGCATTCTAA